One region of Salvia miltiorrhiza cultivar Shanhuang (shh) chromosome 3, IMPLAD_Smil_shh, whole genome shotgun sequence genomic DNA includes:
- the LOC131014588 gene encoding S-type anion channel SLAH3-like, giving the protein MAAKGDWQEALPPLIKAITANEVDGFNSLKVYNDLKCEDKLSAASVFCIEAANMEKEDNQGMPTVSISMPPSPVEAHHLHNTKSASFIGDENAEAEFHSQRKPKPSTVNPIYDKRFDSFKTWSGKLERQLSNIRRKRRETEQQLLIQTPQEFEILPVHRYFDALEGPELDTLRDSEEIVLPEDKQWPFLLRFPISSFGICLGVGSQAIMWKNLSTSSATAFLDVPPHIHLALWLISAALTLAISLVYALKVMFYFEAVRREYYHPVRANFFFAPWISLLFLAQGVPPAIAKTLPSYLWYILMAPILCLELKIYGQWMSGGQRRLSKVANPSNHLSVVGNFVGALLGASMGLKEGPIFFFAVGMAHYIVLFVTLYQRLPTNETLPKELHPVFFLFVAAPSVASMAWAKIQGSFDCGSRIAYFIALFLYVSLAVRVNFFRGFRFSLAWWAYTFPMTGAAIATIKYSSAVTCWATQIMALMLCIVATLAVVALLVNTVIHAVVHGDLFPNDMAIAISKRRPRRRWYHKRSGIIEQHLKFSESDAALHSWTQD; this is encoded by the exons ATGGCTGCCAAGGGAGATTGGCAGGAAGCACTACCACCGTTGATCAAAGCCATCACTGCAAATGAAGTTGACGGCTTTAATAGTCTCAAAGTGTATAACGATTTGAAATGTGAAGACAAATTATCCGCGGCTTCTGTTTTC TGTATCGAAGCAGCAAACATGGAGAAGGAAGACAATCAAGGGATGCCCACCGTGTCCATCAGTATGCCGCCCTCTCCAGTGGAAGCTCATCATCTGCACAACACAAAGAGCGCCTCCTTCATAGGCGATGAAAATGCAGAGGCTGAATTCCATTCTCAAAGGAAGCCCAAACCTTCCACAGTGAATCCAATTTACGACAAAAGATTCGACTCTTTCAAGACATGGTCTGGTAAACTCGAGAGACAACTCTCAAATATCCGCCGCAAACGCCGCGAAACCGAGCAGCAGCTTCTGATTCAGACGCCGCAAGAGTTCGAAATTCTACCCGTACATCGATATTTCGATGCCTTGGAGGGCCCAGAACTTGACACTCTACGC GACTCTGAGGAAATAGTTTTACCAGAAGACAAGCAATGGCCATTCCTCCTCCGTTTCCCCATCTCCTCCTTCGGTATCTGCCTCGGCGTCGGCAGCCAAGCCATAATGTGGAAGAATCTGTCAACCTCCAGCGCCACCGCCTTCCTGGATGTCCCCCCTCACATCCATCTAGCATTATGGCTCATCTCCGCTGCTCTAACCCTCGCCATCTCCCTCGTTTATGCTCTGAAAGTCATGTTCTACTTCGAGGCCGTCCGACGCGAGTACTACCACCCGGTCCGCGCCAACTTCTTCTTCGCCCCTTGGATCTCCCTCCTCTTCTTAGCACAAGGAGTTCCGCCGGCAATCGCTAAAACGCTGCCTTCATATCTGTGGTACATTCTGATGGCTCCCATCTTGTGCCTCGAGCTCAAGATCTACGGCCAGTGGATGTCAGGCGGCCAGCGGCGGCTGTCCAAGGTGGCCAACCCCTCCAACCATCTGTCCGTGGTCGGGAATTTTGTGGGGGCTTTGCTGGGAGCTTCCATGGGGCTCAAAGAAGGGCCCATCTTCTTCTTTGCGGTTGGAATGGCTCATTACATAGTGCTGTTTGTGACTCTTTACCAGCGGCTTCCGACCAACGAGACGCTGCCGAAAGAGCTCCACCCGGTTTTCTTCCTCTTCGTGGCGGCGCCCAGCGTGGCGTCCATGGCTTGGGCTAAGATTCAGGGCTCCTTCGACTGCGGATCGCGCATCGCCTACTTCATCGCCTTGTTCCTCTACGTTTCGCTG GCTGTTCGGGTGAATTTCTTCCGAGGATTCAGATTCTCATTGGCGTGGTGGGCTTACACGTTTCCGATGACTGGCGCTGCAATAGCGACGATCAAGTACTCGAGCGCGGTGACATGCTGGGCGACGCAGATCATGGCCTTGATGCTGTGCATCGTGGCTACATTGGCGGTGGTGGCGTTGCTTGTGAACACGGTGATCCATGCGGTGGTGCACGGGGACCTCTTCCCCAACGACATGGCGATCGCGATCAGCAAGAGGCGGCCCAGACGGCGGTGGTACCACAAGAGATCGGGCATCATCGAGCAGCACCTTAAGTTTTCGGAATCGGATGCTGCTCTTCATTCTTGGACCCAAGATTAA
- the LOC131019033 gene encoding uncharacterized protein LOC131019033, protein MGLSRMTSCTLEGLFIMHNNEVIGCFHFSGGRGSAFEAELFALIIAIESAHKAGWQHVWFDADSTFVVSLMSFRSLNIPWRFKARWIQALSYAAAISYQISHIFREGNRIADYLASHVKDEGYWPHDVADIRQLVIEDLNLHFFTRVVV, encoded by the coding sequence ATGGGTCTATCCAGAATGACATCATGCACGCTGGAGGGGTTATTCATAATGCATAACAATGAGGTGATCGGTTGCTTCCATTTCTCTGGGGGTAGGGGCTCTGCTTTTGAAGCGGAGCTTTTTGCTCTCATTATCGCTATTGAAAGCGCTCATAAAGCGGGTTGGCAACATGTCTGGTTTGACGCCGACTCCACATTCGTGGTTAGTCTCATGAGTTTTCGTTCTTTAAATATTCCTTGGCGTTTCAAAGCTCGCTGGATTCAGGCGTTATCTTATGCGGCTGCCATCTCTTATCAgatttctcacatttttcgaGAGGGCAACAGAATCGCTGATTATTTAGCCTCTCATGTTAAGGATGAGGGTTATTGGCCTCATGATGTTGCGGATATTAGACAGCTGGTTATTGAGGATCTTAACCTCCATTTTTTTACTCGAGTGGTCGTCTAG